ACCCAGTAACTCATGTGCGTATCAAATATACACACATCATGAAAAGACACGAACAAAAATGTTCCCATTATTTTACTAGGTTGGCacacaacctttaatcccagcacccaggaagcaaagacagtTGAATCTCTTCCAGACCAACCTAGTCTGtaaactgagttccaggtcagccagggctgttacaaagaaacactgtctcaagaaaaaaaaaaaattaattttgttcctgtgcatgtatgtgtttaccAAGTGCCAAAGCACACATGTTGAGGTAGAGGACAATTTGAGGAAGCAGGTACTCTCCTTCCAACCTGTGAGTTCCTAGATTCTAGCTTAATGTCAAGGGCCAATATTGTCATTTTGCAGGTCCTAATTTTGCTTTTTCAATTGGAATGTTGAGGACAAGTGACAGAACTTGGCTTGTTAGAGCACCGGTTGTGATCTTCTATTTGAAAACACTACTTTCTTACATTCAAATATAAAGATCAGCATTTAATTTAAGTACAAATTCGATGTTATGTAATTCACAGTTCAATCCAAAACACTGAACTCAATTTCACAGAATTCAGAAACCTCCAAACATCCAAATATTGTCCTCTAATacagctctttaaaaaaattgtaattctggacggacggtggtggtgcaagccattaatcccagcactccggaagcagaggcaggtggaggccagcctggcctacagagtgagttccaggttagccatagttacacagtgaaaccctgtctcgaaaaaccaaaaagtaaatcaacaaataaatacacagtaattttgaaaaagccaggcatggtggaacacacctttaatcccagagcccGAGAGGCATACACAGTAATTttgaaaaagccaggcatggtggaacacacctttaatcccagagcccgagaggcagaggcagtctctGAGTTCGTGGCTAGCCTGGTTCAgagcgagatccaggacagccaagaagaCAACACAGTGAAAtactgtctcggaaaaaaaaaaaaaaaacccacagtgcGACTATTCGACTTCTATGGACAAGTAAAATGGCCTGCCTCATCATTGCAGTTTCACTCGTACTAACCCTCAGCAGGCATCTCTCATCTCAAGCCTTAGGACAACCACTTGACAAGGTTACATTCTGTTCTAGGCTAGCCCCTAGAAAGTAGAAAGCGGGCCATTAGACTTTCTCTTTTGTGACTGGCGATGaaagcctcccccaccccccaagggCAACCCATTTGGAGAGGATTCCTGAGCAGGCCGGGACGCCAAAGCACAAGAGATAACTTAGAGAAAGTCTCTCTCTGGGCGCAATCGCTAGTTGATAAAGTGGAGAAGAGCATCAGCTTCGCCGTTCCATAGAAAACGTTGCGAGGGTTTTTCAGAGGCAGTGCTTATGAAAAGCCAGAGCCTTAGGCACCCGAGggcaagccacacacacacacttctctgagGTGGACTTCCGGCTTCCACAGGGCAAACACTCGGTTTCCCGCAGAGCAGGAAGTATTCCAGGACCTTGGTGGAGCCAAGAAGGGTCTGTTTGCTAGCAGAGAACAGTGCCCGCCACTTAATAGGTGcttggtgcatgtgtgtggaccgAAATCATTAAGTCTGTGAAGAACGAGCCGCACTCACCACGCCGAAGCTTGCCAGGTCTGGCCGCTGCCTGGCGCTTTCCACCGCCTCCAGTCCAGGCACTCGGGGAGCTAGCTACACAAGGCTCGCCCGTCCGAGCTGGGGTCCTCCCGGGACAGCCAGCTGCGCTGCGCACCCACCGCACGCGCCAGAGTCGGAATGGAAGGCAGAGCAAAAACTTTTCCCGCCACTAGCCGTAACTCCGCCCACAGCCTGATCCCGATTGGCGTTCTCAACCATGTCGCCACGCCTACCCAGGGCTCATGACGTATTTCCGCCATCGCTGATGCCCGCCCTGCGTAGTTCCGGGGAAGTGTTCAGCGTCGCAGTTTCCGCTTCCAAGCGGGTTGCTTTCAGCTGTTAGAAGGGTTTCCCCAGCCTCTGAAGGTCTTTTTTTAAACCTGGATGTGACGTATTGAAGAAGCCGACGGAAATAGAATCGAAAGCGTTCTAAAATGGCGAACCGTACGGTCAAGGATGCCCACAGCATCCATGGCACCAACCCTCAGTATCTGGTGGAGAAGATCATTCGGACTCGAATCTATGAATCAAAGTACTGGAAAGAGGAATGCTTTGGACTTACGGGTGAGTGACAGAGTGCGGCCCGCGTCTCGGCCTTGCGGCTGGCTTCTTCTAATTCAATGAGGAAGGATAGACCCTCGGGTGTTGGTACTGCAAAAGAGTATGTCAACCATTCACATAAATAGCTGTGTGCCTAGACCCGTACCAGACAGGACACAGACAAAGCTGACAGGGACTCTCTTGATGCTGAAGGGTTTCTTTAGGTTCTTTGAGccgttccaggctggcctcgaactcagagatctgcctgcctctgcctcccgagtgctgggattaaaggcgtgcgccaccaccgccccgcaTGTGATGGTATTGACAAGACTTTTTTCTGCACGATTTGTTGGATAAAGATCGAAGACTCATGAGCCACACCCTTCCTTGACGGACTACAAATAATTAATGGGGGCTGGGATAAGGggtatttctttcttcaatgggGTAGCCCCAGGCAgtcattttttattactattgttaaGAAGCACCTGTTCTCCCAGTATTAATTAAATTCTTGTTGACTATTTAGCAGCTCTAAACATCTGTTTCACCTTCCAACCAAGAAAAGCTAAGACCTTTATTATGTCTAAGATGTCACTATTTGTGTTTGATTATTTCAGCTGAACTTGTAGTCGACAAAGCCATGGAGTTAAGGTTTGTGGGTGGTGTCTATGGTGGAAACATAAAGCCAACTCCTTTCCTGTGTTTAACCTTGAAGATGCTTCAAATTCAACCTGAGAAAGATATCATTGTTGAGTTCATAAAAAATGAAGATTTCAAGTGAGTACAATGTTGACTAGTACAAAAATTTTAGTGGTTCAGAATTTGGCTTTGTTAGTAGGACTGAGTGTTATATGTTTAATTTTCACGGGCTTTTGCCCTTGAATTTTGTATTTTGGCTGTTGTGATTATGTAGACCTTCTACTTTATCAGTCTTGGTAACTTCCCCTTCTCCCAAAAGTATttcacaaattaaataaattcatgCAAATACCTGTACATGTACAGATACACACTATGTCATCAAAATGATATGTTGGTAGGCAGTAGATATGGGAATCATACAACATAGAATTTTAGTTAACAGGTTAAATCTGTATCTTATCCAGACTTTGCTACCTATTGACTGTGAgcctctttaattttttaagcatAGCAATGCATGGTAACCATAATAAACTGCTCCATATTTATTATCCATTCTCTAGGCGTTCAGAGTCAGGTAAATAGCTAATTATGTACCATGATGTGTTTAAGGGTTCTACATatagggattctttttttttttttttttttcactccaccaatttaaaaatatgataccTGTTTTACTTGTGAAGAAACTGAGACTCCCGGAGAGATTGTCAGTAATTTGCCTAAGGTCAGATGAGTATGTGGCAGGTCTGGGCTGAGATAAAGCTTGGTAGTAGAAGAAATGGTAGTAGAAGAAAAGTTTTATCCCCCATTGTGAATTGGGGAGGCAAAGCTGGCTTCAGAGTACACTTTCttcctgtgggttttgttttgtttttttaattgagataGTGCCTTACTATGTAGTGCTGGCTGGCCTTGTATTTATGGCAgttctctgtcctctgcctcctgagtgctcagccTCAGCTACAACTCATGTCAGAGTACATATTCTCTGTGATAGTGCTCTTCTCATAAGATGGATCTTGGATTTCAGATGGAGATTTGAGTAAGGAATTGAatacatgaaaaaggaaaaagaaggaatattaccaaaaaagaaaaaagaaaaaggctagaAAAATAGCTAATTTTGTATGCTCATGTCCTTCTGACAcagttttctttgcatttttttatggCACCAAGGCAGTAAATTAGGTTGCAGCTTTCCATTTTAGAGGTTGAGAAAATAAGCTTCATGTCTGCTATCAAAGTTAGTAATATATGAAGTCAGAATTTTAACCTCTATGACTTTGATCTTTTTCCAGAACCTGTTTGTGGCTATGTATGCTTGTTCTAGCATTGTTGTAAAATGTATATAATGCCTTGTGTTAAATTTATTATCTTTCTGGAACCTTaggctaattcttttttttttttttttttttttttggtttttcaagatagggtttctctgtggcttttggctTAGGCTAATTCTGTGAAGTTTTACAGATAATATATTTGAAAGCTCCCCTAGCCAGTAATCCATAGATGAGAAAGTTCATTAGGTCTCCATATTTTAGCCATCATCTGTTCTATGGTACCTTCAATATTATGACTTTCTTACCTGAtaatgagaaggaaaacaaactttTATCTGCTATTGTCATGAGAAAAGCCAGTTATAACACTCAGGAACTCTTAGGATGGCTTGTTGCGTCAATATCTTTTCTCTGTTAGGTATGTCCGCATGTTGGGGGCACTTTACATGAGGCTGACAGGAACTGCAATTGATTGCTACAAGTACTTGGAACCTTTGTACAATGACTATCGAAAAATCAAGAGCCAGAACCGAAATGGGGGTGAGTATGATACCAAGTCTCTAGACTATAATTCCTGGGCCATTTGTATTTCCCCTGTATCTCTACTCATTTTTATATACATTAAATCTTTCTCTTCATCTGCATGATGGCTGTCTTCACCCAAATTTTCCATCTCCCCCACTGGTTGGCCTTAACCCTTTTGGTACATGGCTGCCTCCCTTTCCAGCGGCATTTTATGCTCAACACTGACTTACATCAGATATATCTTCCATACCTGTTCCATCCACAAGATCTGGAAGCTTAAAAATGGTTTCTCTATAAAACCTGAATTAGCCTGCCCCAAGTAATTTTCCAAATATTACAACTTcacatttttttcccccttgcagGCCACTTATCTACGACTCTATTCCATGCTATACTTTGTAGACTAAGTGGACCTATATTAATCATGTAGAGATTAACAAGGAGATATCGCTGTATATTTTACACATAACAcctttgttttgtcttgatttGAGGGCATGTGGACCAGGCTTCCTTCAACActgtgtagctaaagatgacctcaGGCTTTGGATTCTatagtctctgcctcctaaatatgagaattacaggtgtgcaccaccatgcctgtcttttctGGGGGAAGTGGAGGAGCAGCATTGGAGAAACTGAACCTCATGCATGTGAGATAAATACTCTGGCACCAGGCTCCAGGCCTTGCCCTCATAGATACACCCTCTGTGTTAAGGAAGGGTTTGTGGTAATATAATCAGAACCTTTAAATTGGAGAGACGCCTTTCTTTTTCGGAATATAGAAGGTTGAAATTTAGTGTAAGTTGAATATCCCTTATTCAAAAGGGCTTAGAACCAGAGTGCTATAGATTTCAGGGTAGTTTAGATTTTGAAACCGTGTATAAACAAGCTGTCAGATAGCATCTCTATCCAGAAACCTCAAATACTTAAAAATCCAAAGCATAATGAGTAAGTATCATGTCTATGTTAAAAGACTTTCAAATTTGAGGTCATTtcaaatttagaatttttttgtcTTAGGCATTCAATCTGTATTGtactttaaacttttattaatgtatttcttCACTGAACTAATATGTATTGAGATTAATGATAAGCCCGGTGAACAGATGGATATGACTGTAGTCATTTTTGAATTATATTGTGGTAAACTAAGATGGGATATCTCAAAGCATTGACATTTTTGACTGggtaattctttgctctgtgGTAGTGCCATACAATATGTTAAGCAGCATCCCTGTATGCTACCTAGTAGACACAACTAGCCCTTCCTTTAAGTAGGGTGATAGAGGTATGCAAAGTTACTTGTATAAAACTAAGGTAATGTTGTGCTTTTGTgctataaaaaatatttttaatattttcttttgtgtatctgtgtgtttgtgattatGACTATGTGTTTGTGATTATGTGTGCTACGGTGCaagtgtagaagtcagaagactaGGAATTGGCCCTCTTTTTCCAGtgtgggttcctgggatcaaattcagatcatcaggcctgtgtggcaagtgcttttacctgctagGCTATCTCACCACAGGTCCCTAAAGGAGAAATATTGTATATTCAGGGACATTATGGCTTAATGTGAGAAATCACAGTTAAGTGATCTATTAGAATTAACTTGAGTTACTTAATCTTGAGTTATCTACTCAGTATTATCCTACATAATTCAAGACTGTGTTTACTTTTATGTTTGTGTCTcctgattttggttttgttttgtagtgttgataggaattgaacctagaaccTCACACATACaaggcaaatgctctgccactaAACTATACTATACCTACAGCCCATCTTTTCTTACTTGGACTAGCCTCATTCCTTAGTCCCTTGTTCCTAAAAAGGCTTGGTTGGGCTGACACTTCCTGTCAAGTCTGACTTAAGCCTGGGACCCAAATGATCAAAGGAGAGAACAGGctcagttttcctctgacctctgcacatatACTATGGCAAGAGCAAGCACACTTGCGTGTTTATGAATGtgcaataaataattaataattaaataattttttaaaagaggttggggatttagctcagcgGCAAGCTCAAAGCCCCAGGTTCATCCccatctccaaaataaataaagaggtgTGGCATGTAGGgaacttcatttaaaatttcatgatTCCTTGACTTTTTGGTTAACTAAATCTATCATTTCCAGGTTGCTTGAACTAATACATCTTCTCTTCCAGAGTTTGAATTGATGCATGTAGATGAGTTCATTGATGAACTTCTGCACAGTGAGAGAGTCTGTGATATCATTTTGCCCCGGCTACAGGTATGAGACAAGGGTCTATTATAAGAGTCACCTTTTACCTCCCACACAAATACATACTGAAACACTGAAGTGTTAAGGGTTGTCTTAGTAAGTCCTTATAACAGGCTTTGTACATGATAGGGAATAAGATGTTTCAAGCACAGGGCTTTAGAAGTGAATAGTTAAAGAGTTCTTCAGGATGTATTATCACAAGTTCTGTAGCTGGAGCAACTCGGAATGAGAAAATAAGCCCTCAGTCCCTTAAACTTGTTTATCCTCCTGCCGCATATCCCAAATAATGATTATCTATAAAGCACCCTTCAAGGTTGTGGGCTGTttggtggtgttttgtttcttgtttttttttttgatagtctTGACCATATAGCAATAACAGGCCTGGGCCTGACCATATTAACTTGGTTGTCCTCATGCCTCTGTCTTCAAGTTTTTAGGCTTCAATCACCATGCCTGAATAAgatttcagttttcagttttaaaactatcattgaagaaaaacaaacaaaaaaactaccattgcaaaatacaaagagaaaaaaaaagatggcagttaacctaaagagaaatgaaatatgCTGTGGTGGAGAGTTGACTGGATAAGGATTTAACCTAGGTTCCTGTATTATAGAaccttatctataaaatgggaaattCCTGTTGAAAcgaaaaaggggggagggggagggggcagcCTGGCTGAAAGCAAACTGTGCCAGGTATGGTGATGGATGCTTTTAGTCCcggcatttaggaagcagaggcaggcaattctctatgagttttaggccagcctgatctacacagcaagttccaagctagccaggtttacacagtgagacaagaaaggaaggaaggcatcaAGAAATCATTCTGCTCATTATGTAACTGGAGGAAAAGGTGAGTCATGACATTTGTGGCTGTCTCCACTTGTTCCTCCCTTACATCTTTCAAGTAGATATACAGGACAATTTAAAGGGTTGGAAGAGACTTACTATCGTGATTGTAGTGAAAATTtcaagtgtgtatgtgttaaaACTTAAATATACAGTGTTCATTGTTATGTCAGAAAAGGCAAGTTGAATAAaatggtacatgtctgtaatcctgagtactccagaggctgaagcaAGGAGATGCTGAGTTCATGACAGCCAGTGGCTACATAGGAAGccttatctacacacacacacacacacacacacacacacacacacacacacagagacacacacacacacacacacacacacacacacacacacacacaacacacacacacacacacacacacacacagacacacacacacacacacacacacacacacacacacacacacacacacacacacagacacacacacacacacagacacacacacagacacacacacacagacacacacacagacacacacagacacacacacacacacacagacacacacacacacacagacacacacacacacacacacagacacacacacagacacacacacacacacagacacacacacagacacacacacacagacacaacacacacacacacacacacacacacacacacacacacacacacacacacacacacacagacacacacacacacacacccacagacacacacacagacacacacacagacacacacagacacacacacagacacacacacacacacacacacacacacacagacacacacccacacacacacccctttactGTGTTCTCTACAGAAACGCTATGTGCTGGAGGAAGCGGAACAGCTGGAGCCTCGAGTTAGTGCTTTGGAAGAAGATATGGATGATGTGGAGTCtagtgaagaagaggaagaggaagatgaaaagGTACGGAACATGAAAGCTTTAAGGGCTAGCAAAGAAGGAAAATAGCCATTATTTTTCAagctttagttttaaaattaatgctAACCTTTTcaactactatttttttttcttttttgtttttctagacagggtttctctatgtagccctggctgtcctggaattcactatgtaaaccagactggcttcaaactcatagaggtccacctgcctctgcctcctgactgctgggattaaagttgtgtgccactaccacccagcctctTTAAATCCTTGTGATTACTTTTGGGTCCGTTTGGACAAGGAGGGCCCTATTGTATGGATCATGCTAGATAGACATTTCAGATCTGCCTCAGGGATGCTAGGATCATGGCCATGTGTCTAAaaatgatgggggtggggtggcttggtcctgcctcaacaagatgatgggacagacttagtggacttcctaggggaggctttaccctctccaaggagcagatgggatgtGGGGTAGGGAGGAAGTCGGGGGAGCAGGTGGAGCAAAGGTAACTTAGattgaaatgcaaaaaaaaaaaaacaatagcaacaaaaaacaagatgACCTTTAGAGTCAAATATCCTTGGTTTGAATGCCTCAGCTCTGTCATAGCAGTGGTATTATCTTAATAGtcctgatttttctccttttgtgtgAGGTACTGAATCCACAGTCTCAAAGGATAACAGTACTTTTCTTTGAAGACTGTTGTGTGTTCATGAAGGTCTTAGTACATTTCCACATAATTGGTTAATGAATTgtagctattaaaaaaaaacttggaaaaaagGCATGCCTGAACAAACTCTAAGGAGGGAAGTTACTTGCTGCATAGTCATGTTTTTTTCAGAACTAGTGATTATAGTGCTGAACAGCAAAGAAACAATCAAGCTCTCTAGCTGTCAGTGACTGAGGAGTCAGATATATTGTTAGACTGCTATTAAAACAATGATAATGGGAAAGTACTTATAGTGAAGTAGCTCTAAAGCATTTGAATTAAATTTTAGGAAACATTATATATAGAAAGggccagaaataaataaaagaaatggtaaccctgctgggcatggtggcacacgccttttattcTAGCTCtccagagaggcagaaacaggtaaagccctgtgagtttgagaccaaccagAATTTCAcactgagaccctatctccaaaactaAAAAGTTAACCTCAAATTAGGTTTTATATTGATGAAACAGTAATCTTATTTTTCCTCAACATATCTATTCCAGTCCTttgtggtattttatttttttaattttccctcCGCTTACCTACATTGCCATCTTTGCCACGATTCCAAGTTATAAATGTTCCATCTATTTCCACTTTCTTCTGCTGGCAAATGTGTGCGAGTAGGACACTGCCCCAACTGTATAGCTTCATAGTAAGTCTTGATACTTGGAACAGAAAATGCCTCTTATACTGTACTTC
This DNA window, taken from Cricetulus griseus strain 17A/GY chromosome 2, alternate assembly CriGri-PICRH-1.0, whole genome shotgun sequence, encodes the following:
- the Prpf38a gene encoding pre-mRNA-splicing factor 38A yields the protein MANRTVKDAHSIHGTNPQYLVEKIIRTRIYESKYWKEECFGLTAELVVDKAMELRFVGGVYGGNIKPTPFLCLTLKMLQIQPEKDIIVEFIKNEDFKYVRMLGALYMRLTGTAIDCYKYLEPLYNDYRKIKSQNRNGEFELMHVDEFIDELLHSERVCDIILPRLQKRYVLEEAEQLEPRVSALEEDMDDVESSEEEEEEDEKLERVPSPDHRRRSYRDLDKPRRSPALRYRRSRSRSPRRRSRSPKRRSPSPRRERHRSKSPRRHRSRSRDRRHRSRSKSPGHHRSHRHRSHSKSPERSKKSHKKSRRGNE